In Neodiprion virginianus isolate iyNeoVirg1 chromosome 6, iyNeoVirg1.1, whole genome shotgun sequence, the genomic window acacgtaCTTATTAGGTATATCATCATGAAATCAGACCAGTAGTTATGTGTCGAAACTCCACGTGAGGATCAATTTCGTGGAGGATAACGTTGCgtggaaatataattttacatgGGATCGTTTCGTATAGGATAAATTTGTGTAGAATAATTACACGCAGGATTATTTTTGTAAGATTGGTGCGCAATCTGTGTCTCTCAGAGTGGACTGGTTTTGAATTAAACTATAACTGCGTCAGTTACATATTTGTGATAATTTTCACGAGGCAACTGATTAGTTCTGATAATGAGTGACTAAAAGATCCTAGACTAAAAAACCTAGTATCTACATCAATTGAATGGGCTACACATGAATATGTTGTTATGTGATGTATATTTTCACGGAATATATTAAtcttttataaataatatgtgtatattaatGATAATGTTAATACTTGTACATAATAAATACTTACATAAAAATGGTAAATTGAAACGTATCATTCAGGGGAATTATGTTGTGgatgaaattataatatttccaACTTTCCTACAAGACTTGATTCAATACTTGTCATTAGCTGATTTCACCTTTCATGAATCAGTGTGTAATTCAGTTCcgtgcaaattttttaataacaatatatttttgtgtcgattttacaaaatatcagCAAATCCACCTCCGAGTAACTTAcaactgtaataataataaacgggAGTTATGCATTTCTTGATCTTGTACGTCAAGTAGTGTGGATTTAAAATGTAACAGTTGAGTGGGCATTGCTGCATAGGATtatataaaatgtatttcGTCAGTCTtataaattccgaaaaatctaCGAATATTAATGTCAACAGTTTGTATCCTTACCAGTTGACGCAACTATTAAGAGAGCTgagagcgagaaagagagagagagagagcgaaagaAACACTGAAAACTATGACATAATACACTATGGAAAGGAGatatatatcaataatttatcattCTGGTTTTCAGAGAGCAATGGAGGTGGATTTAATGTCATGGCCTTTTCTttacttatatgtatattactatagctacaatatatatatatatgtatatatatattctttttccaactctTAACATGGCCAGTTAATTGCATTACCCCGTTGCAATAGTAAATTTTCTACACCACGTGTAAAGTCATTAACTTAAGTaagtgtataaatatatttttccctacatttcatttcttcctttctttacTGGCATTATCAATTTCCTAACACACCATCATCATCCTGCTGTTCACTCATTTCAGCCGCTGAAGGTATCGTGGCCAAAAGTCTAACAGCCAATCTACCCGGCGACGCAGGAGGATCTGGTTCTTGAACAGCAAGTTGTCTCGTTAATCGCGGCTTTGGCCTTACAGGTCTCGGCGCTGGACGGGCAGTCACCTCTAGAGAAGCGCTTGAGCGAGACATTCTCCACGTACTAGTGCTAGCAGTTGTCGCCGAGCCAGAGGAATCGTTGCGCGATGAGCTAAGATTAGAGTCTTGAGACGGTTTCCTTGTTATCAACCATGAAGAGGCCCGTCTCTTGGGGTCTAGTAATCGTAATGGTATACCGCAGTGGTGGGTCTGTCTCCAAGAATCTGATCTcgaagacgaaaaattttcactagAAGACACAGACGAAGCACGCTTGTGCTGTTTTTGTTGGATTTCGGCAATTTGATAAGCGTACTGATCGCTGCGCGCGTGTCTTTCATGCTGACTACGCGTACACGGCCACAACCATCTCGTTCCCCACCAATTACCTCTACATTGACTTGCTTCGAGGAGTCGAGTGTTACACACACATGGTGCTTGATTTTCCCTCGACGATCTATCAACTAGACTATTAGTATTGGCCGGAGTTTGTCGGTTGCTAAAATTTGAGCTGTGACGACATCTACCTATACCTCTCGTTACGCGAGATTCTTCAATTGCTTTGCAAATCAGCACACAATCCTTTTTAAACTGTTTAGTTAATATAGCATATAAGAAAGGGTTGCAACATGAATTTAAGGGTAGAACGAACACGGCAAATACTTTCGCCTGCTCCAACGAAACCAACTGTAGGCCAAATGTTGcagtgagtgaaaaaaatgctATCGGAGACCAGCATAAGAAGTCTGTAAATACCAGAAGAGCCATTCGTTTGGCGATTCTCGAATCATTTGAATTCCATGCCTGGGAGCCACGAATAGCGCAATACATTTTCAGGTAGCATCCCATCAGAATTAAAAATGCTACTCCGTTAATGAGCATTAAAAAAACTACATATGTAAGAGAAACTGTCCCTGTTGTTTCAAATGGTAAACATATTGCAAATTTTCGGTAGTCAGATACGCCAAGCAGGGGTAATGTTGCCATTGAGAGAGCAAATCCCCATCCAACGGTCATAATGTATCCGGCGTGTTTCAGAGATAGCCGTTTATTAAGATGCATTGCGTGAGTAATGGCATAATTTCTTTCCAAAGTTATCACCGCAAGGGTGTAAACACTTAATTCAGAGCTGAGAACACCGAGAAAACCGGCAAGTTGACATCCAGTAGACATCTGCCATCGAATGGCGTACATCCTAAATTCGCCGAGTGTCGAGGCATCGACCACCGCTAACAAGCCTGGACAGGGGTACGAGAATAGATTAAAACGACATGGACAAAGAAACGTTCAGTTCACTTACCCAAGTAGACACCCATGAAGAAATCGGCGGCAGCCAAATTGCATACCAAAAACCTTGGTACGTCCATCTTACTCCTTGAAAAGATCAGAACAAATACAACGGTGCCGTTTCCAAGCATGGCCAGGAGAAAGACGATCCAAACTCCACAGCGCAAGGTCCACCAGTCGAACAAGTCTTGACATGGCAAAAAGGGTCCTGGAATTGAATTATACAGTTGACATAATTAATGCCTGGGTCGGGTATTCTGGAATCGAAATTCTTAGGGAACCGAGAGGTCGGTATGTGGAGAAACAAACCAGGCTGGGGCAGGCACTGTACGTGCAACGGTGCCAAATGACTTGGAATCGTACTTCGTCCTTCCTGGTCCTCAAAATAATCCTCCACATAGGCAGGCAGGTTACCAGGGTATGTAAAATCTGAACCAAAGTTATCCCAAAGTTCATTTATTTCTGTTCCAAATTTGTTGCTCAAGTtatctaaaaaatttcatcacttcAGTGCTGCAAACTTTTTCCAAACAATTTCATACCAATACCAAAGTGTTACACATTTATTCAATTAGTTGTTACTATAACGCCGAGCAATTTTGTTTCTGCGATTTTCTTTGAACTTCTATGCAATTATTGATTCTATATTCGAAAGATATTTGTTAACAACATGTTATGTTCCAACATTTTGCAGCATTAAGTGtgattggaataaaaaaataaatgaaaagattCTGAAGAATGTATTACAAATGAAACTTTACTACCAATACccttcatttttataataataatatatttatagtaATACCCTTCTATTTTCTATCGTTCTTTTGGTATTGAGTGTGCAAAGTTTTATACATGCAgctaaattataataaattatgtaCTTATACTTACGTAACTGTGGCCAAATATCAGTGAGACTAGAATTCCAAAGACTCATGTCGAATTTATTATTGGTAGGAAAAAGTACCGACTCTTCTACCGGTGATTTGGTAATTGGTTCGTCCAATTCCATGGTAAGAAAAGCACAGCAATGGTAAGCATAAGACAATACCATAGTCTGAACGCGGGGAAACATTTCGGGTGCTGGAAATTCCTTGAGCGCAGGATTATTGAACGTTTTCAAATGCAGTAACTGAGAAAGTCCAGCCGTTGGCAAAGTTGGAAATATGTTGTTTCCAAGATTTCTGAAAGACAGAGATCGTGTGTAAGAATAATCAACAAGGTAATTCGATCCACTCCTATATCGCAACTCGATATTACACTTACAGATCTTCAAGGTGTTTATTCTCTCTGAATGTATCCGGATGTATGTATTCAATGTAATTACTTTCAAGATCTCTGtaacatatttaatttttattttgatttattcatcaagtaaattaagaaaattcttttatcCATTCTTGGATCAATCAAAACTGAAACTTACAGAACTTGCAATTTGAATAGACCATCGAAACCATCTCCTGGTAGTGATCGTAGATTGTTATTTGACAGAAGTAAATCATGTAGCGCAGAGAGATTTTTAAAAGGTTGTCCAGATAACGAAGAAATCATGTTACTAGTCAGGTCCCTGAAAACAGATATTCAAGTTACTACAGATCAGGAATAGCCAATTTAATCAGATCTAGGATCTACTGTTTACTGTCCAGACTCTGTGCGATCTACGGATTTCAGATCTTTTCCAcagaattgaatgaaatatgtTTTTGACAGAgtcatgaatttttctttgctGTGTCGCGATCGACTGGCCTAAAAGCTATGATCGACCATTCGATCGCCACTGACCATTACACTTATGAACAACTGCAGTGCATGCATCAGTACAGACAAAATTGGGGAAActcggaaaaaagaaaaaccaacaGAGAatcagatatatatatatatatgtgtgtgtgtgcgtgtgtgtgtgtgtgtgtgcgtgtgtgtgtgtgtttagagagagagagagagttgtTAAATACTTACAAAACACGAAGATCACTGCACTCTGTCAAATTTGGAATGCGTGTCAAGTAATTGGATTTCAGGtctctgaaaaaataaagaaaaaataaaactggacgattatataaataaatatgccGTTGATGCGTAACCTGTCGGGATACCGCATACATGAGATGCAACGCATAAATAAACCTATTTCAAAACTTACAAACTCTTAAGTTTTGGACATGTTCGACAAAGTCCAGCCGGTACCTCCTTCAGTCGAGCGCGATCTAGTCTTAGCAATTCCAGTGCTCCAGTTCCGTTCAGATTTGGGAACTCTTTCAAGTCCCTAACGTTGGACAGAATCCTGAAAGATAAAATACACAGACAAGCTGTTTATTTAATGTTGGATAGCGGAGAATAGAATCATTCCTAGGCAGGCATGTTTAGCGTTTTACTCGCATTTGTTTAATGAAATCaatagacttttttttttgccagtTACAGATACTAACAGTTTACGAAGTTTCTTGAGTTCCTGAAAGCTATCAGGATGTATTTCTTTTATGGGATTTCCTCTCAGATCCAAGGACTCCAGATTTCCCAAGTGCTGTAGCAATCCGCCTTCTATCCTTTGTATTCGATTATTCGTTATAGACCTTGGATTTGAAATATGGCATCAAAGAAGTACGAGTAATAGAATTTCGTAGTTCCATTAAACCGTTaatgataaatgataattgtGCTTACAAGTCCTCGAGGTTCTGTAGCTGTACGATAGCTCTCGGTATTTCTGTTAGCAGATTGTCGTCAAGTTCTCTGCAAgtaacatttgaaaattcacaattaatcaataatGTAGTAGTATAATATGAATCTGCTCCCCGTCCTTCCtgacaattgaaaaaaatctactcACAGCACTTTTAAATTCGTTGAATTAACAAACGCGTCGATGCTGATTGAAACCAAATGATTACGCCGAAAAGACCTGTCgcaaaaataatacattttcaagtgttgaaaatatgtgtaaATATCATTGTAAGGTATGCGAGCACTGGGTCAGTTCACATACCGAGAGGCTTACGATGAAATACTTACAAAACTTGAAGTGTACAAAACTGATGAAATGCAAAGGCCGGAATGTTAGTTATATTGTTGCTTGATAAATCGCtgtaacaaaagaaaataaatttagttGAGTTCACACAAGTGGATGAATAcaaaatatgataataaaatataaaatcttGCCAGATTATGCACAGGTGATTATGAAATGTCAAAATTAATCAGGATTACGCGTCACTTCGAAACCTCTTATTAAACCAtcataatataaatataacgtgTGATAACATCatgatttaaaaagaaaatatttcttgcTGCTACACGTAGGcttaattataaacaaaaacgtatacatacacaaatACATACGTGATGACATACATACGGATAAATACGATATTCTGCATGGAAATTACTGTAAACCCGTTGGAATAGCATTGTCCAGATTAATAACTGTCACTAAACCAAAAGTGTCGTGATTGATTATCGCGTCAGATAGACACTGATTGATGAAGAACCGTTCATGTGTTGAGGGGGAACGAGAAATGCCTTATGCAGGAAGTTTAATAACATACGTATACAtcagtatatacatatatacataatacgtattatatacattgaTAAACATGAGTTTTATATGACTCGAACGAAGCtatgcgtataatatatcTTTACATCAGACCGGAGATGATAACGCATATCAATCTCGTAAATTTCGTATACACATCACTcgtaaatcgaaaaaattaatgtccTGCCCCTCCCTTCCTTTATCGGCCGACGAAAGGTCCAACTTTGAAACGCTGTAACTTTGCGTAAATTCCAAGTGGAAAATGATAttgaaactgaaaatcttcggtTCAAACACCATTCTCCAGATTTACTCCCTACGTATATTTTCTCAAGTAATCCTACCTTTACTCTCACGCTTAAATGTCAAATATGGCAAGTcaatcttcttttttcaagaatttcttttttaaagattttcaagttattcattttgcagtttttttttgtcgttttgtgtggtgttctttttttttcccctattATTACGTCTGTACCATTTTTTCTTGTCAAGTTATCCAATGTCAAGTGAAATAGTGCACGAAAAACTTATTGGTCCTAACGATGAGTAGCAAGTGAAAAAACTCGGTAATTCTAATGGTGGAGGTAGACAAATAAGAGTCGCCATTTTTTGTTTGAACTTGGGTATTAAAGAACGTAAggataatttaaaaacagagaaaaatctCTAGTCCTAGAGTTGGCAAGACGGGAAAACACGATTGCCATTTTAAGGAACACTATAAATTCGATTACCGAATTTTAAGGACAATCTCTGAACAGCTGTTAAATTTTCCAGTTATTGAGACAATAATTTTTGACTAAAGATTAAGAAAGGTGACACTCAGAGGTTGAATCTCTAGCCATGTACTAATAATCGTTTTTTCACTTCCTACGTACGATCAAAGTTTTTCAGACACTATTTCGCTTGATACTGGATAACTTggcgtggaaaaaaaacaaaccatttTTAAGGAAGTAATTAAAGCTACAAAGTGAGTaaggtgaaaattaaaaaaaaatattttgtctaTCGCGTATAACGACCGTGAAGTCAAAGTTTccattttacaaatttaacgCGAGTGacttaaaattgaatatatagGATTATACTCGAGAAATAATGCGTATATAGATTAAATCTGGAAAATGGAGCCTGAAATAAAGAttctcaatttcaaaattcttttccACTTGCAATTAACTCGAGGAAGTTTATTTGAATCTTGACCATGATCCTTTCTATTGAAATTCACGCAAAAATACAGCGTTTAAAATAGTTGGACCTTTATTTCAgtcaaaaatatacatacgatatatataccgaaattaaaataattttcgttgaatttaTTTGTGCCACTATCTCTACATTTGTATCATTTGTATCATCATCTATGCACATCGAATATATCGgctacattttatttcac contains:
- the LOC124308018 gene encoding lutropin-choriogonadotropic hormone receptor isoform X2 yields the protein MSPRRSAAAVTFILSLLLLLSLLLSIGNNGCSAHSERTAPSQVSLDRCNATADGREFLCRGAGFDTIHEPLGSATLSHSVNLTKIDLSSNNITNIPAFAFHQFCTLQVLSFRRNHLVSISIDAFVNSTNLKVLELDDNLLTEIPRAIVQLQNLEDLSITNNRIQRIEGGLLQHLGNLESLDLRGNPIKEIHPDSFQELKKLRKLILSNVRDLKEFPNLNGTGALELLRLDRARLKEVPAGLCRTCPKLKSLDLKSNYLTRIPNLTECSDLRVLDLTSNMISSLSGQPFKNLSALHDLLLSNNNLRSLPGDGFDGLFKLQVLDLESNYIEYIHPDTFRENKHLEDLNLGNNIFPTLPTAGLSQLLHLKTFNNPALKEFPAPEMFPRVQTMVLSYAYHCCAFLTMELDEPITKSPVEESVLFPTNNKFDMSLWNSSLTDIWPQLHFTYPGNLPAYVEDYFEDQEGRSTIPSHLAPLHVQCLPQPGPFLPCQDLFDWWTLRCGVWIVFLLAMLGNGTVVFVLIFSRSKMDVPRFLVCNLAAADFFMGVYLGLLAVVDASTLGEFRMYAIRWQMSTGCQLAGFLGVLSSELSVYTLAVITLERNYAITHAMHLNKRLSLKHAGYIMTVGWGFALSMATLPLLGVSDYRKFAICLPFETTGTVSLTYVVFLMLINGVAFLILMGCYLKMYCAIRGSQAWNSNDSRIAKRMALLVFTDFLCWSPIAFFSLTATFGLQLVSLEQAKVFAVFVLPLNSCCNPFLYAILTKQFKKDCVLICKAIEESRVTRGIGRCRHSSNFSNRQTPANTNSLVDRSSRENQAPCVCNTRLLEASQCRGNWWGTRWLWPCTRSQHERHARSDQYAYQIAEIQQKQHKRASSVSSSENFSSSRSDSWRQTHHCGIPLRLLDPKRRASSWLITRKPSQDSNLSSSRNDSSGSATTASTSTWRMSRSSASLEVTARPAPRPVRPKPRLTRQLAVQEPDPPASPGRLAVRLLATIPSAAEMSEQQDDDGVLGN
- the LOC124308018 gene encoding lutropin-choriogonadotropic hormone receptor isoform X1 translates to MSPRRSAAAVTFILSLLLLLSLLLSIGNNGCSAHSERTAPSQVSLDRCNATADGREFLCRGAGFDTIHEPLGSATLSHSVNLTKIDLSSNNITNIPAFAFHQFCTLQVLSFRRNHLVSISIDAFVNSTNLKVLELDDNLLTEIPRAIVQLQNLEDLSITNNRIQRIEGGLLQHLGNLESLDLRGNPIKEIHPDSFQELKKLRKLILSNVRDLKEFPNLNGTGALELLRLDRARLKEVPAGLCRTCPKLKSLDLKSNYLTRIPNLTECSDLRVLDLTSNMISSLSGQPFKNLSALHDLLLSNNNLRSLPGDGFDGLFKLQVLDLESNYIEYIHPDTFRENKHLEDLNLGNNIFPTLPTAGLSQLLHLKTFNNPALKEFPAPEMFPRVQTMVLSYAYHCCAFLTMELDEPITKSPVEESVLFPTNNKFDMSLWNSSLTDIWPQLHNLSNKFGTEINELWDNFGSDFTYPGNLPAYVEDYFEDQEGRSTIPSHLAPLHVQCLPQPGPFLPCQDLFDWWTLRCGVWIVFLLAMLGNGTVVFVLIFSRSKMDVPRFLVCNLAAADFFMGVYLGLLAVVDASTLGEFRMYAIRWQMSTGCQLAGFLGVLSSELSVYTLAVITLERNYAITHAMHLNKRLSLKHAGYIMTVGWGFALSMATLPLLGVSDYRKFAICLPFETTGTVSLTYVVFLMLINGVAFLILMGCYLKMYCAIRGSQAWNSNDSRIAKRMALLVFTDFLCWSPIAFFSLTATFGLQLVSLEQAKVFAVFVLPLNSCCNPFLYAILTKQFKKDCVLICKAIEESRVTRGIGRCRHSSNFSNRQTPANTNSLVDRSSRENQAPCVCNTRLLEASQCRGNWWGTRWLWPCTRSQHERHARSDQYAYQIAEIQQKQHKRASSVSSSENFSSSRSDSWRQTHHCGIPLRLLDPKRRASSWLITRKPSQDSNLSSSRNDSSGSATTASTSTWRMSRSSASLEVTARPAPRPVRPKPRLTRQLAVQEPDPPASPGRLAVRLLATIPSAAEMSEQQDDDGVLGN